DNA from SAR86 cluster bacterium:
GCTAGACACGTAGAAGTCTTTGCAAGATATCTACAACAAATCCAAGGTATTGAATATCCTATAAATAAGAACCTTAAGTTTTTACTTGATAAGATTCTTACAGATCCTAGATGGGATCTTAAATTTATAGGAATGCAAATATGCATTGAAGGATTAGCCCTGGCAGCTTTTCAAACTACAAAAGAAACTTCTAATTGTCCATTATTACGACAGCTCGTGCACTACGTTATTAGAGATGAAGCTAGACATGTAACTTTCGGTGTAAATTATTTACAAGATTTTTTCCAAACCTTATCGAAAGAAGAGCTTGCTGAAAGAGCTCAATTTGCATATGAAGCTTGTGTAGTTATGAGAGATAGATTTGTTAATACTGAATTACCTGCAAGATTCTTTAAAATATCTGAAGAAGAAGTTATGGAAATGATAGCCCAAGATGAGGGTCAAATTACTTTTAGGAATCTTCTGTTCTCGAGGGTAATGCCAAACCTAAAAAAAATAGGTCTCTTAACTGATGAAATGTTGCCTCTTTATGAAAAGCTAGGACTGAGCAACTATATTGATGCTGATAGTGATTTTGAGATTGATTGGGCTCAATTAAATACACCTTTGGAAGGTTCAAAAGAAATTGATGAACAATCTGAAGAACAATGGAAAGAAACAAAGAAA
Protein-coding regions in this window:
- a CDS encoding ferritin-like domain-containing protein produces the protein MKITKISQPPAGPRAFDLPENFNKEHLEDIVEIFQTPLTGSYNWDYTDADTRIKKLYELGKELNWSGSIDLDWSKGISKDEFPTKPEIMDRMEGVLGDLSEEKKLEYMRHDSAWSLSQFLHGEQGALLVASQLVSCAPTYQAKLYAASQTFDEARHVEVFARYLQQIQGIEYPINKNLKFLLDKILTDPRWDLKFIGMQICIEGLALAAFQTTKETSNCPLLRQLVHYVIRDEARHVTFGVNYLQDFFQTLSKEELAERAQFAYEACVVMRDRFVNTELPARFFKISEEEVMEMIAQDEGQITFRNLLFSRVMPNLKKIGLLTDEMLPLYEKLGLSNYIDADSDFEIDWAQLNTPLEGSKEIDEQSEEQWKETKKVLHNLS